The genomic DNA CCCCCCGGCCGGCGCGTTGAGGACGTGCCAGCGCCCCGCTTCCTCATAGGCCGGGCCACGGCCGGGTTCGGGGCGTGGCTCGAAGAGAAGGATCCGCTGCCCGGCCGCGAGCCTCGCGCGCAGGAGAATGGCCAGCAGGGTCCCGGTGAAGCCCCCGCCGACGATGGCAATATCGACCGGCTGATCCATGGCCGCAGCCTAGCGGAGCCGGTCGGGGGGCGGCAAACAACCCATTCCCCGTTGCGGGCCTGGAAAGGATACATCTTTTGCGAAAGGGCCGAAGCGGGGATGAACATTCTCCATCGCCGCCACGGGACCTAGACGGCGAGGTAACGGCGCCGCACCGCCTCGTCCGCCGCCAGCGCCTCCGGCGCCCCGCTCCAGACCGCCCGGCCCTTCTCCAGCACCACCGCGCGGTCCGCCACGCCCCGGGCGAAATGCGGGTTCTGCTCGGCCAGCAGGATGGTCAGCCCCTCGGCCTTCAGCCGCAGCACTGCCTGCGCCATCTGCTCCACGATCACCGGCGCCAGGCCCTCGCCCGGCTCGTCCAGCAGCAGCAGGCGCGGATTGCCCATCAGCGTGCGGGCGATGGTCAACATCTGCTGCTCGCCGCCGCTCATCCGCCCCCCGGGCCGGTCGCGCATCCGGCCGAGATTGGGAAAGAGCGCGAAGAGCCGTTCCGGCGTCCAGGGCGGCAGCCCCTCGCGCGGCGCCTGCCGGCCGACCTCCAGATTCTCCATCACCGTGAGATCGGCGAAGATCCGCCGCTCCTCCGGCACGTAGCCGAGCCCGGCGCGGGCGATGCGGTGCGGCTCCCAGCCCGTGATCTCGCGCCCGCCGAAGCGGATGCCGCCGCTCTCCGCCCGCAGCAGTCCCATGATGGTCTTGAGCGTGGTGCTCTTGCCCGCGCCGTTGCGGCCCAGCAGCATCACCAGCTCGCCCGCTCCGACCCGGAAGGACAGCCCCTGCAGGATGCGGGCGCGGCCATAGCCGCCGACGAGATCCACGACCTCCAGCATCAGCCGGCCACCCCGTCACCGGTTCCCAGATAGATCTCCCGCACCGCCGGATCGGCGCGGATGGAGGCCGCGTCCCCTTCCGCGATCAGCCGGCCATGGTCCAGCACCAGGATGCGGTCGGAAACGCCGAAGACCACGTCCATGTCATGCTCGGTGAAAAGCACGGCGATGCCCCGTTCCGTGGCGATCCGCCGCACCAGCCGCATCAGCGCCTCGCGCTCCGCCGGGGCCATGCCGGCGGTGGGCTCGTCCATCAGCAGCAGGCGCGGCTGCCCGGCCAGGGCGATGGCCAGCTCCAGCCGCTTCAGGTCGCCATAGGCCAGCACCCCCGCCGCGCGCTCCGCCTGCTCCGCCAGCCCGACCTGTTCCAGCAGTGCCCCGGCCTCCGCCCGCCGGCGGCCCGCCAGCGGCCGCCAGAAGCGCCAGACCTCCCCCTCCCGCGCCAGCAGGGCGAGCTGCACATTCTCCCGCAGCGTCATGGAACCGAAGGTGGCGGTGACCTGGAAGGTCCGCCCCACCCCCCGCCGGGCGATGGCGCGGGGCGAGAGGCCGGTGATCTCCCCACCCGCCAGCACCAGCCGCCCGGCATCCGGCCGCAACTGCCCGCCCACCATGTTGAAGCAGGTGGACTTCCCGGCCCCGTTCGGCCCGATCAGCGCCAGCATCTCCCCCGCCGCCAGCGCGAAGGAAACGTCCGAGACCGCCGCCACCCCGCCGAAGGACTTCCGCAACCCCTGCGCCACGAGCAGGCTCATGCGCCGGTCCGGCGTCGCGCTTGTGGCCGGCCCCGGGGGAGGCTCCGCCTGCCCCCGGACCCCCTCCGCTGGGGAGATGGTATCTCCCCAGACCCCGCCTTTCGTGGGCGCGGGATGGCACGGTCAGCCCCCGGTCCGATCCGGCCGACCAGTGGCGTTCCCGAAGAAAGAAAAGCGCGATGTCCGTACGGGCTGCCCGGGCAGTCGCCGGAGAGCCATGCTCTCCGGCGCGATCCGGCCGACAGCAAGGGGCCAGCGAACCGGGTCCAGGGCCCGCAGGGTCCTGGCGGATCAGGGGGTGCGGGGGGGCGACGCACTGCGTCGACGGCGGAGCCTTTCCCCCGGGGCGCGACGGCCCCGTTCACGCCTCGCGTCCCCGCAGCCAGAGGCGCCGTGCCGCGCCGGCGATGCCTTCGGGGAAGGCCATCACGACCAGCAGGATCACGGCCCCCAGCACGAGGCGCCAGAGATCGGTGCTGCGGACCAGGAGGTCGGCGAGGCCGGTATAGGCGAGGGCGCCGACCACCGGGCCGCTCATCGTCTGGAGCCCGCCCAGCAGCACCATCAGCAGCGCCTCCACCGAATGCGGGATGGCGATATAGGTCGGGAAGACGCCGCCCTTGGCATAGGCGAAGATCGCCCCGGACAACCCCGCCGCCGCCCCGGCCACCGCCAGGGCCAGGATGCGCAGCCGCGCCACGTCGAGCCCGATCGCCTCCGCCCGCAGCGCCGAATCCCGGCCCGCCCGCAGCGCGTAGCCATAGGGGGCGTAGAGCATCCGGCGCAGCAGCAGCACGGTCCCGGCGGCCAGCGCCAGCGCCAGGAGGTAGAAGGCGCGGGGATCGCGCGCCCAGCCCTCCGGCCAGAGGCCGAGCAGCCCGTTGTCGCCGCCGGTCACCCCGACCCACTGGAAGGCGATGGCCCAGGTGATCTGCGCGAAGGCCAGGGTGAGCATGGCGAGGTAGATGCCCGAGAGCCGCACCACGAACCAGCCGAACAGCCCCGCCGCCAGCCCAGCGGCGAGCGGCGCGGCCAGCAGCGCCAGCGGCATGGGGGCGGACAGGCTCTGGGCCAGCAGCCCGGCGGCATAGGCGCCGATGCCGAACCAGGCGGCATGGCCGAAGCTGGCCATCCCCCCGGGGCCCATCATGAAGTGCAGGCTGGCCGCGAAGACCAGCGCCACGCAGGCCTCGGTCAGCACGCTGAGCGCATAGTCGCCGAGCCAGAAGGGCGCGGAGGCGGCCAGCAGCAGCGCCGCGAGGCCCAGCGCGCGCAGGGCGGGCGGGGCGAGGCGGATCACCGGCGCGGCGGCCACCGCCTCCCGCGCCTCGGCCTGCGGGCGGCCCAGCAACCCGTTCGGGCGCAGCACCAGCACCGCCGCCATCACCAGGAAGACCAGCACCAGCGTGCTCTGCGGCAGCAGCGCCACGCCGAAGGCCTGCAGCACGCCGATCAGCAGGCTGGCCAGGAAGGCGCCCGTCAGGCTGCCCAGCCCGCCCACCACCACGACCACGAAGGCCTCGGTGATCACCGACAGGTCGATCTGCAGGTTGGCCGAGGCATTGGGCAGGGACAGCGCGCCGCCCAGCCCGGCCAGCCCGGCGCCGAGGGCGAAAACCGAGGTGAAGAGCAGGCGCTGGTTCACGCCCAGCGCCGCCGCCATCTCCCGGTCCAGCGTCGCGGCGCGCAGCAGCGTGCCCCAGCGCGTCCGGTGCAGCAGCAGCCAGAGCAGTCCCAGCACCACGGGCCCGGCCGCGATCAGGAGCAGGTCGTAGAAGGGGAAGCGGCTGCCGGCGATCTCCACGAAGCCGCGCATCCAGCGCGGGCGGGGCAGGGAGAGCTCCGCCGGCCCCCAGAGCCAGAGCGTGGCGTCCTGCAGGATCAGCACCACGCCGAAGGTGGCCAGAAGCTGGAACAGTTCCGGCGCGCGGTACACCCGCCGCATCACCGCAAGTTCCAGCGCCACGCCGATCAGCGCCGTGGCGAGCGCGGTGAGCAGCACGCCGAGCACGAACCATTCCGGATCGCGCGGCAGGCGCGTCAGGATGCTCCAGCCGATATAGGCGCCCAGCATGGTCAGGCTGCCATGCGAGAAGTTCACGATCCGCGTGACGCCGAAGAGGATCGTCAGCCCGGAGGCCACCAGGAAGAGCGAGGAGGCCCCGGCCAGACCTGTCAGCAGGGTGGGCAGGAAGGTTCCGGTCACGGGCCGGATGCCTCACTGGCGGCGGCGGGCCTTCCAGGCATTCCGGGCGCGGCCAGTGGCGTGCTTCGGGACTCCATTGAGTCGTGCGAGGTTCCCATACCCGTGTCGATAGCGGATGGCCCCGCCATCGTCGCCGGGGTCGCGTCGGAAATCCGCCCGGAGGGCACCGCTGCATGCCGGCGAAGGGTCTCCCGGACGGGCCCGTCAGGTTCCTGCCCGCATTGACGGGATGGGCTGGGGACGGAAACCTCCCTCCCCGGATCACCAGGGGGAAAGACCATCGCATGTTGCCGGACCCGGCCACCACGGCAGCCTGCCGATCCCGCGCCAGCCTCGCCCTCCTCCTCCCCACCCTCCAGGCCGCGTTGCGGGAACCGGTGCTGACCAGCCCTGCCGCCCGCGCGCATTACGGCCATGGCGAGGCCCTGCCCGACGATGCCCCGCCCGATGCGGTGGTGCGTCCGCGCGACAATGCGGAGGTCGCCGCCGTGGCGCGCCTCTGCCACGAGGCGCGCGTGCCGCTGATCCCCTTCGGGGCCGGGACCTCGGTGGAGGGGCAGGTCGTCGCGATCCGGGGCGGCGTGACCATGGACCTATCGCTGATGGACGCGATCCTGGATGTCTCGCCCGCCGCGCTGGACTGCCGCGTGCAGGCGGGGGTGCGGCGGCTGCGGCTCAACGAAGCGCTGCGCGGCGACGGGCTGTTCTTTCCGGTCGATCCCGGGGCCGATGCCACGCTGGGCGGCATGGCGGCCACCCGCGCCTCCGGCACCGGCGCGGTGCGTTACGGCACGATGCGGGAGAATGTCCTCGGCCTGACGGTGGTGACGGCGGATGGGCGCATCCTGCGCACCGGCACGCGGGCGCGCAAATCGGCCAGTGGCTATGACCTGACCCGCCTTTTCCTCGGCAGTGAGGGCACGCTGGGCATCATCACCGAGATGCAGCTCCGCTTGCAGGGGCTGCCCGAGGCGGTCTCGGCCGCCACCTGCCAGTTCCCTTCCGTCGGGGCGGCGCTGGAGGTCGCGGTGGGGGTGCTGCAATCCGGCATCCCGGTGGCGCGGATGGAATTCGCCAACGCGCCGCAGATGCGCTGCTGCATCGCCTTCTCCCGGCTGGAGGGGCTGGAGGCGCTGCCGACCCTGTTCCTCGAATTCCATGGCAGCCCCGCCGCGGTGGAGGAGCAGGCGCTGGCGGTGGAGGCCCTGGCGGCGGAGGCCGGGGGCGGCGGCTTCGCCTGGGCGAGGCGGCCGGAGGATCGCTCCCGGCTCTGGAAGGCGCGGCACGACGCCCTGCCAGCCAACCTGGCCCATGGCCGGGGCCGCGCCCTGATGGGCACGGATGCCTGCGTGCCCATCTCGGAACTCGCCGCCTGCATCCTGGAGACGGAGGCGGATATCGCGGCGACGGGGCTGGAGGCGCCGCTGATCGGCCATGTCGGCGACGGCAACTTCCACCTGGGCATCCTCTTCGACGCCGCCGTGCCGGAGGAGCGCGAGCGCGCCGCGGCCCTGGCGCACCGCACCGGGGAGCGTGCCATCCGGCTGGGCGGCACCTGTTCCGGCGAGCACGGGATCGGGCTGCACAAGCTGGACCTCATGGCCGAGGAGCATGGCGGGGCGCTGGACCTGATGTGGGCCATCAAGCGGGCCTTCGATCCGCACGGGATCATGAACCCCGGCAAGCTGCTGCCGCCGCGTGACAGCGACTGAACAGAGAGACGAGGGAGGAGGACGCATGAAGAAGCTGGTGAACGACCCCCGCCACGTGGTGCGGGAGATGCTGGAAGGGCTGGTGGCGCTGAACCCGGCCCAGGCCCTGCTGGATGGTGAGGACGTTGTCATCCGCGCCGGGCTGCCGGAACCGGCGCGGCGCAAGGTGGCGGTGATCTCCGGCGGCGGGGCGGGGCACGAGCCGGCCCATGCGGGCTATGTCGGGGAGGGGATGCTCTCGGCGGCGGTGACGGGCGATGTCTTCACCTCGCCCAGCACCGATGCGGTGCTGGCGGGGATCCGGGCGGTGGCCGGGCCGGCCGGGGCGCTGCTGGTGGTGAAGAACTACACGGGCGATCGTCTGAACTTCGGCCTCGCTGCGGAGCTGGCGCGGGCGGAGGGCATTCCGGTCGAGATCGTGGTGGTGGCCGACGACGTCGCCCTGCGCGCCACGGTGGAGCCGGAGCGGCGGCGCGGCATTGCCGGCACGGTGCTGGTGCACAAGCTGGCGGGCGCCGCGGCGGAACGCGGCCTGCCCCTGCCGGAGCTGGCGCGCCTGGCGCGTGCGGCGGCGGCGGAGATCGGCAGCATGGGCGTGGCGCTGGGCGCTTGCACCGTGCCGGCCGCCGGGCAGCCCGGCTTCGCGCTGGGCGAGGAGGAGGTGGAACTCGGCCTCGGCATCCATGGCGAGCAGGGCGTGGAGCGCAGCGCGCTGCGGCCGGCGGACGGGCTGGTGGAAACGCTGCTCGCCGCCATCCTGGAGGATCGCGGGCTGCGAGCGGGCGAGCGCGTCGCGCTGCTGGTCAACGGACTGGGCGGCACGCCGCCGATGGAGCTGGCCATCGTCGCCCGCCGCGCCCTGGCCCTGTTGCGGGAGCGGGGGCTGGTGGTGGAGCGGGCCTGGGCGGGGAACTTCCTGACCGCGCTGGAGATGCCGGGATGCTCGCTCTCCCTGCTGCGGCTGGACGAGGCGCGGCGGGATCTCCTCGACGCGCCGGCCCGGGCCCCGGCCTGGCCCGGCGGCGGGCATGTCCCGTCCCAACCCACCCTGGTTCCGGCACCGGCCGGCGAGGATGCCGTGGCGGGACGCCCGTCCGGCCCACTCTCCGGACGGCTGCGGCAGGCCGCCCTGGCGGCGGCCGCGGCGGTGGAGGCCGCCGAGGCGGAGCTGACCGCGCTCGACAGCCGGGCCGGGGATGGCGACCTGGGGATCAGCCTGGCGCGCGGCGCGGCGGCCATCCGAGCCTTGCCGGAGACCGCCTTTGCCGATGCGCCGGAAGCATTGGCGCGGATCGGCGGCGCGCTGCGCCGGGCCATCGCGGGCAGTTCCGGCCCCTTCTATGCCACGGCCCTGCTGCGGGCTGCGCGCGACCTGCCGCCGGAACCCGGCCCGGCCGACTGGGCCGCGGCGTTCCGGCGTGGCGTGGAGGCCATCGCGGAACTCGGGGGCGCGAAGCCCGGCGACCGGACCATGCTGGATGCGCTGCACCCGGCGGCGGAAGCCTTCCGCGCGGAGCTCGAAGCGGGCCGCCCGGCGTCTGTGGCCTGGGCTGCCGCTGTCCGCGCCGCCGAGGAAGGGGCGGAGGCGACCGTCCGGATGCGGCCCCGGCTGGGCCGGGCCAGCTATCTCGGGGAGCGCGCGCTCGGCGTGCCGGATGCGGGCGCCGCTGCGGCCGTGGTCTGGCTGCGCGCGTTGGCCATGCCGCAGGGCTGAGACGTCACGGGGGCCTTGTGCCCCCATTTCGCGTGGGGTTGCGCCCGGGTGCTCCGGGGCAGTGACCGCAACGGATGCCCGGTGGAAGGCGGGAAGCGGAAGAGGAGGGAGTCGAACCCACCGGAGACGCGCAGCGCCCCCCATCGGATTTGAAGTCCGTGCACCCCACCGGGGATGTTGCTCTTCCGGAGCGGGAGCTACGCTGGAATTCTCGCCCGATCAAGGCATCGCGCCGGCACGGCCCGCTCCGGACGGTTCAGCCGGTGCAGCTTCGCCGAAGGCGCCGCTTCCCCGGTCCCGGACGCCCGCATCGCATGGCCAGGGCCCTGGAGGGCCGGTTCAGGCGGGTCGGGCGCTCCGGGGAAGTCATTCTCCCCCGATCCCCTTTCCTCTACCGTGCATTCCGGACGCCGTGGCGATCATGGCCCGGCGAGACGTCGGAGGATGGATGATGAGCGACGGACCCGGCTACGTTCCCCCGAGGATCTGGTCCTGGAACAAGGAAAGCGGCGGACGCTTCGCCAACATCAACAGGCCCGTCGCCGGACCGACGCATGAGAAGGAGCTCCCGGTCGGGCGCCATCCGCTGCAGCTCTACTCGCTGGCGACGCCGAACGGGCAGAAGGTGACGATCCTGCTGGAGGAGCTTCTGGCGGCGGGACACGCCGGCGCGGAGTACGACGCCTGGCTGATCCGCATCGGCGATGGCGACCAGTTCGGCAGCGGCTTCGTGAAGGTGAACCCCAATTCCAAGATCCCCACGCTGCTCGACCGCAGCGGGCCGGAGCCAGTGCGCGTCTTCGAATCCGGGGCGATCCTGCTGCATCTGGCGGAGAAGTTCGGCGCCTTCCTGCCCGCCGGGCCGGCGCGCGCCGAATGCCTCTCATGGCTGTTCTGGCAGATGGGCAGCGCGCCCTATGTCGGTGGCGGCTTCGGCCATTTCTATGCCTATGCCCCGGTGAAGATCGAGTATGCGATCGACCGCTTCACCATGGAGGCCAAGCGCCTGCTGGACGTGCTGGACCGGCGCCTGGGGGAGAGCGCCTATCTGGCGGGCGACGAGTACTCGATCGCCGATATCGCCTGCTGGCCCTGGTATGGCGGGTTGGTGAAAGGCTGGCTCTACGGGGCGGCCGAGTTCATCGATGCGGGGTCATACCGCAACGTGCTGCGCTGGGCGGACGAGATCTGGGCGCGGCCGGCGGTGAAGCGGGGACGGATGGTGAACCGGGTGAACGGGGAGGCCTCCGAGCAGCTCTGGGAACGGCATGACGCCGCCGATTTCGAGACCCGGACCCAGGACAAGGTGCCCGGAGGCTGAGCGTCGGCAGGGGCACTTCCTGAAGCCCCAGGGCCCTGGCCCGTGTCCCATCGCCTTCCCTGATCGGGGCCGTCAGGCGGCTGGAGGATCGACACCGCCGACCGTGGCCCCGAGCGGCGGCCAAGCGTCGCTCGGGGCCGCGGTCAGCCTCGATCCAGCGCGAGAGGGCCGCGTGGTGAAGGGGGCGGGCGCCAAGGCTGCGGAAGATGGTGCCGACACGCCGGTCGTTCAGCAGCCCGGTCCTGGGGTGCTGGCGGAGATGGCGAATGGACTCCACTTTGGACCAGATGTTTTCGAGCGCGGGGCGTCCGAAACGGTCTCAGCGAAAATTTTTCAGTAATATCAAAGGAATGGCGGAGAGGGTGGGATTCGAACCCACGGTACAGTTGCCCGTACTTCGGTTTTCGAGACCGACCCGTTCGACCACTCCGGCACCTCTCCGCGCCGCCCGAACAGGCTTCGGCGCCGCGTATAGAGGTGGAATGCGCTGAGCGCAACGGGGGCAAGGGCGGTTCCGCGTTGACTCCCAGGGGGTGGGCTCGCTATATCCGCCGCCTCCCGGCAGATCCCCCAGGTGATGCCGCAGTGCCGCTCGCGGCCTCACCATCGACTTGAATAGAGCAGGCGTAACAATGACCTACGCAGTGATCCGCACGGGCGGCAAGCAGTACCGCGTCACCCCGAACGCCGTGCTGGTCGTCGAGAAGCTCGAGGCCGAAGCCGGCCAGACCGTGACCTTCCAGGACGTTCTCGTCCTCGGTGGCGAGTCCGGCCTGACGATCGGCGCCCCCACCGTGGCCGGCGCTTCGGTCACCGCCACGGTGATCGAGCAGACCCGCGGCGACAAGGTGATCGTCTTCAAGAAGCGCCGCCGCCAGAACAGCCGCCGCAAGAACGGCCACCGCCAGCACATGACCGTGCTGCGCATCGGCGACATCGCCGCGGCCTGATCCAGAAACACAGGAAAACCCCACCATGGCTCATAAGAAGGCTGGCGGTTCCTCCCGCAACGGTCGCGACTCCGCCGGCAAGCGCCTCGGCGTGAAGCTCTATGGCGGCCAGGCGGTGAAGTCCGGCTGCATCATCGTGACCCAGCGCGGCACCAAGATGCTGCCGGGCCGCAACGTGCTCGTCTCCCGCGACCACTCCATCCAGGCCGTGGCCGATGGCGTCGTGAAGTTCGACCGCAAGGCCGAGGGCCGCGTGATGGTCTCCGTGGACCCGCGCCCGGTGGCTGCCCCGGCGGCCGCCGAGTAACCACGCGCCCCCACTACACGGCTCGTCTTACCGGACGGGGGCCCTCGTGGCCCCCGTTCGTCGTTTCAGGCTCGTTTTCTCAGGGGTCCGTGCCGATCCCGCATTCCCTCTCCAGGCTCCCGAACCGATGAAGTTCCTCGACGAAGCGAAGGTCTATCTGAAGGCAGGCGACGGCGGTGACGGCGTCGTGGCCTTCCGCCGCGAGAAATACATCGAGTTCGGCGGCCCGGATGGCGGCAATGGCGGCCGGGGCGGCGATGTGGTGGTCGAGGCGGTGGAGGGGCTGAACACCCTGATCGACTACCGCTACTCCCAGCATTTCCGCGCCCGCAAGGGCGGCAACGGCGCCGGCTCCGACCGTACTGGCGCGGGCAGCGAGGATGTGGTGCTCAAGGTTCCCGTCGGCTCGGTGGTGCTGGACGAGGACAAGGAGACCGTCCTCGCCGACCTGACCGAGCCCGGCCAGCGCGCCACGCTCTGCCGCGGCGGCGATGGCGGCCATGGCAACGCGCACTACAAGACCTCGACCAACCGCGCCCCGCGCCGGGCCGACAAGGGCTATCCGGGCGAGGAGCGCTGGGTCTGGCTGCGCCTCAAGCTGATCGCCGATGCCGGTCTGGTCGGCCTGCCCAATGCGGGCAAGAGCACCTTCCTCGCCGCCGTCTCCGCCGCCCGGCCCAAGATCGCCGACTACCCCTTCACCACCCTGCATCCGCAGCTCGGCGTGGTGCGGCTCAATGCCTCCGAGGAATTCGTCCTGGCCGACATCCCGGGGCTGATCGAGGGTGCGGCGGAGGGGGCCGGCCTCGGCACCCGCTTCCTGGGCCATATCGAGCGCTGCGCCGTGCTGCTGCACCTGATCGACGGCACCCAGGCCGATCCGGTCGCCGCCTGGAAGACGGTGCGCGGCGAGCTGGAGGAGTATGGCGCCGACCTGACCGACAAGCCCGAGATCCTCGCCCTCAACAAGACCGACGCCATGACGCCGCAGGCCCGCGCCTCCCGCATCAAGGCGCTGGAGCGTGCCACCGGCCGCCCGGTCATGCTGATCAGCGGCGCCACGGGGGAGGGCGTGCCGGAGGTCCTCCGCGCCCTGGCCGATGCCGTGGCCGCCGACCGGGCGGAACGCGCGGCATGATCGACCTCCGCAACGCGAAGCGGATCGTCGTCAAGGTCGGCTCCGCCCTGGTGGTGGACCCGGAGACCGCCGCGCCGCGCGAGGCCTGGCTCGCCTCCGTCGCCGCCGACCTCGCCGCGCTGCGCGAAGGCGGGGCCGAGGTCATCCTGGTCTCCTCCGGCGCCATCGCCCTGGCCCGGCGCGTTCTGGGCCTGACCCAGCCGCGCCTGCGGTTGGAGGAGAAGCAGGCGGCTGCCGCGGTCGGGCAGATCCGCCTCGCCGGGGCCTGGCAGGGCGTCTTCGCCGCCCATGGCATCGCCGCCGCCCAGCTCCTCCTGACCCTGGAGGACAGCGAGGACCGCCGCCGCTACCTGAACGCCCGAGCCACGCTCTCCACCCTGCTGGGCCTGGGCTGCGTGCCGGTGATCAACGAGAACGACACGGTCGCCACGGCGGAGATCCGCTTCGGCGACAATGACCGTCTCGCCGCGCGAGTGGCCGAGATGGTGCAGGCCGATGCGCTGGTCCTGCTCTCCGACATCGACGGCCTCTACACCGCCGATCCGCGCCGCGACCCGGAGGCGCGGCACCTTCCCGCGATCGAGCGCATCACCGACGAGATCATGGCCATGGGGGGCGAGCCGCCGCCCGGCTATTCCTCCGGCGGCATGCGCACCAAGCTCCTGGCCGCGAAGATTGCCACCGGCGCCGGCTGCGCCATGGCCATCGCCCTCGGCACCCGCCTGAACCCGCTCCGGCACCTGCTCGAAGGCGGCCGCTGCACCTGGTTCCTCCCGGCGCCCGAGGGCCGCAGCGCCCGCAAGGCCTGGATCGCCGGCAGCCTAGCCCCGCACGGCGCCGTCACCGTGGATGCCGGTGCCGTCCGCGCGCTGCGCAACGGCTCATCCCTGCTGCCCGCCGGGGTGCGGGAGGTCTCGGGCAGCTTCGGGCGGGGCGACCCGATCTCGATCCGCGACGAGGCCGGCCGCGAGGTCGCCCGCGGCCTTTCCGCCTATGACGCCGATGCCGCGCAGCGCATCGCCGGGCGCCATACGGACGAGATCGAGGCCATCCTCGGCCTGCGCGGCCGCGACGAGATCATCCACCGGGACGACCTCGTCCTGCTCTGATCGCCGGCCCTCCGGGAAGGGGGGGCGGCCTTCACGGCACCGGGCAGACGCCTCTTTCCGGCCGCCGCCGCACCACCTCAGGCATAGGCATAGGGCCCGCCCCGCTCCAGCGCCCGCCGAT from Roseomonas gilardii includes the following:
- the proB gene encoding glutamate 5-kinase, with amino-acid sequence MIDLRNAKRIVVKVGSALVVDPETAAPREAWLASVAADLAALREGGAEVILVSSGAIALARRVLGLTQPRLRLEEKQAAAAVGQIRLAGAWQGVFAAHGIAAAQLLLTLEDSEDRRRYLNARATLSTLLGLGCVPVINENDTVATAEIRFGDNDRLAARVAEMVQADALVLLSDIDGLYTADPRRDPEARHLPAIERITDEIMAMGGEPPPGYSSGGMRTKLLAAKIATGAGCAMAIALGTRLNPLRHLLEGGRCTWFLPAPEGRSARKAWIAGSLAPHGAVTVDAGAVRALRNGSSLLPAGVREVSGSFGRGDPISIRDEAGREVARGLSAYDADAAQRIAGRHTDEIEAILGLRGRDEIIHRDDLVLL